The nucleotide window TAGAGACCCTATGAGAAAACTTCAACGAGGTGAACGCGTAATGGGTGCAATTCAACTTGCCAAAAAATACGACTTAAAAACCACTGGTTTAGAGTTTGGTGCTGCCTGCGGAATTATGTATTCGGTTTTATCTATTGACAAAAAAGATGTGGAAAGCCAGAGGATTCGGCAAATCTATCAAGAACGTGAATCGGTGATTGATGTTTTAACCTACAGTGATGAACATCATAAATCTCACTATGCGTTTTTGGACCCAAATAAGGACAAGGACTTAATTTTGAGAATAGAGAGCAACTTTGAGAAGTTAAAAAAGGAGTTAATTGCTTTAAGCAATGATTCTGCGGTATCTTTTTTTGCACCTCAAGCAGTAATCAAAACTTAGCAATTCACATTTTCTCTTTTTACACTATCTTTTTCATGTGATTGTTAATGGTTGACCATTGAATGTTATGGTTTTAATTGTATCTTCATTAACTTGAATTACATTGGCTGGTAACTCTGCATATCCTAGTTCAGGCGCAAGATTTTGCCCATCATGCATCATCCACCACAGAAAATTCACCAATTCATCTGCTATATCTTTAGTCATGTCGGGAATCACGTTGAGTTCTTGGTAAACAAGAGTGTACGTGAAACTAACTATGGGATAGGCTTGTGCATCTTGAGCGTTTAAAAGACTCACAGAGGACCAATTATCCTCTCCTGATGGCAGTCCACTTGAAGCACCTGATTCAACAGCTATCTGGGTTGATTGAAGAGATGGCGTAACCCAGTTTCCTGCAGGATTCTTTATTGCTGCTGCTGTCATATTATTTTCAATAACATAAGCTAACTCAACATAACCTATCGAGTTACGGTTTCCTTGAATGACTCCTGCAACTCCGGGGTTTCCGGTTGCTGCAAGACCAACAGGCCACTCAACCTTTTTTCCGCTGCCTATTGAATTGTTCCATTCGGGGCTTGTCTCGCTTAGGTAACTGGTGAATATGAAAGTGGTGCCTGACCCGTCTAAACGGTGAACCACGGTTATGTCGTTTGCTGGCAGCGTTAGGTTTGGGTTTAAGCTTTGAATGGCTTCATTGTTCCATTTTGTTATTTGACCCGAAAAAATGTCTGCGATAACTGTTCCAGTTAAATTAAGACCAGTTGAGATGCCTTCAATGTTGTATGCTACAGCTACAGCACCTGCTGTTTCAGGAATGTGGAGTGCATTTGGTGCTTTTGTGCGATCTGTATCACTTAGGGGGGCATCTGAACAGGCGAAGTCCACCGTTTTGTCTTGTAGCGCTGTTATTCCGTTGCTGCTGCCTACTGCGTCATAGGTGATTTGTACGTGGATGTTTGTGCTATGGTAGTTTGTTATAATTGCTGTTAGTAATGGGGCTGGAAAGGTGGCTCCTGAACCGCTTAGAGAAACGTTTGTTGAAGGCTGCGAAAAATAAAGATAACTTAAAGCAGTTGATAAAATTATTATTACAGAGATTGCTGCAACTGCTATTTTGGTGTTATTTTTCAGAAGAAGTTCCTTCCTCTATAGCTTGGTAGGTTACTTTGATATCTGAAACCTTTTATTGTTAATTTCTATATTTAATATAGACTATATAGCATATTTTTTTAAACTCTCAAGTAAGCGCTATCTCTGTGTTTCGTCCAGAAATCAATCAAAGGCTTCAATGCCGTGATGGCGTGCTATGAAGCTCCGCATAAAAACAATTATTGTCTTCATAGTCACTACAATTTGTTTGATTTTTCTGCTTCACTTTATATCTGAGGGCATAATCTTGAGTAATTTTGAGCAGCTTGAACAAACCCAAGCAAGTAATGTTCTGGGGCAACTTCAAGTTGGTTTAGCCAATGAGTTAAATTATTTTCAAAATAAAGCAAACAGTTGGGCTCAGAAAAATGACATTTATGATTTTATAAAAAACCAAAGCAGCACTTTTGATAAATCCTCTCAAACAATTAACCTATTAGTCAATTCAGGAGCTAATTATTTGCTGATATACGATTTAAAAGGCAACTTTGAAACTGGAATCGGCTTCAACTTGACAACATTTCAGCAAGAACCATTGCCCAGTGATCTCCTAACTGAAGTTTCAAATGATTCCGTAATCTGGAACCTAAATAACATGGACAGTACCATAACAGGTATCCTCCTAATCCACGATGAACCCTTAATTATTGCATCAAGCCTAATTCCGTCAAGTTTTCCCGATGAGCCTGCTGACCACTGTTTAGTTTTTGCTAGATATATTGATTCTGCAGTGCTTGCTTCTTTATCAAGAACTGTGCAGTCACCTGTAACTTTTGTGCTCTGTAGTGATTGGCAAGCTTCAAACAGTGACTCAGAATCCTCGGTTTTGCCCTTGACTTTTTCTAAACCTGTAAACTCCAGTTACATAGTTGCCTACAATGTTTTGAAAGACATTACGGGTGACCCCGCAGTTATTTTAACTGTTACCATGCCTAGAAGTGTTTACGTTCAAGGGGTAATCACGGTTAATTACATTGATAGGTTGCTTTTGGTAAGTTGTGTGGTGTTTAGTGCAGCTATATTATTGTTGCTTGAATTTTTGTTTCTTTCAAAATTAAGCAGGCTAAATGAGGCAGTAAGCAACATTACACTGCGTAATAACCTCTCTGAAAGACTACCAACCCACGGCGATGATGAAATAGAAACCCTTACAAAATCAATAAACAACATGCTCGGCGAAATCGAAGATAACACCAAAAAACTGCAAAAAGCCGAAAGATTCTCCGCAATCGGTGAGTTAGCAACAATGATTGCTCACGACCTCCGTAATCCCCTCCAAGGAATAGCTAATGCAATTTTTTACCTTAAAAGAAAAGCGAACCCCCAAACAACCGATAAAGAGAAAGCTGTGCTCAAAATTATTGAGGATGATGTTAAATATTCTGAGAAAATAGTCAAAGATTTGCTTGATTACTCCAAAGCTTACAGGCTGGACCTTAAGGAAGCTACTCCAAAGGAGCTTGTGTGGACGAGTCTTTCTTTGGTGGCTGTTCCAGAAAAAATTGTGCTCTCTGATTGCACAACCGATGAGCCTTTGGTAATGGTTGATAAAGATAGTGTCAAACGTGTGTTTGTGAATATTTTGTCCAATGCTGTTGATGCAATGTCTAATGGTGGAACTTTGAAAATTAGTTGTGAAGTGATTGATGGGTTTGCTTGTTTTATGTTTTCAGACACGGGCTTTGGTATGTCAAAAGAGACTCAGGAAAAACTCTTTCAAGCGTTATTTACAACAAAAGCAAAAGGTATGGGTTTTGGGTTATCAATCTGTAAAAGAATTATTGATGCTCACGGAGGAAAAATCATTGTTGAGAGTGCGGTAGGTGTGGGGTCAACCTTTAAAATTTGTCTTCCCCTCTATGATTATTCTCACAAATGATTGGTGAATAGGCCAAAGAGGCACTGTTTTTCTTTTAGCGTATTTGAGTTATGCCAAATAGGACGCGAATATCAGATAGGGAAGGTTTAAATAAATTATACCTCATTTCGTATATGCTTCAAGCTAAAAACGGAAGAAATTACATGTCAAGTCAGGAATTTCGTCACATAGTGCGTATTCTAGGTGCAGACTCAGCAGGCACACTAAAAGTTTCCTACGCCGTAACCAGCATAAAAGGCGTAAGTAGGAGTCTGTCAAACGCAATACTCAAAAAGGCAGGCATAAACCCTGACCTTCGAGCAGGATTCTTATCAGATTCAGAAATCACAAAAATTGAAGATATAGTCAAAGACCCCGCCAAATACAACATTCCCTCATGGATGTTTAACAGGCAAAAAGACGTTGAAACTGGAAAAGACATCCACATGCTAACTGCAGATTTAGCACTCAAAACCAAAAACGACATTGACCTAGCAAAATCAATCCGTTCATGGAGAGGCTACCGTCACGCATACAGCCTCAAAGTCCGTGGGCAAAGAACCAAAACTACCGGTCGCGCAGGCAAATCTTTAGGTGTCAAGAAGAAGACCATGGGTGCAAAAGAAGGAGGTAGATAAGCATGGGTGATCCAAAGAAACAACGTAAAAAGTTCGATACGCCCCGTTTCCAATGGCGTAAAGACATACTTCAAGAAGAACTCAAACTTTTAGGTCGATATGGCCTTCGCAACAAGCATGAGCTTTGGAGGCACAAGACCCTTCTGTCAAAAAGCAGAGGTATCGCACGTTCCCTCATCAGCAAAAGCACTGAAGAACGTGCAAAAATGGAAAATGAGCTTCTTGCAAAACTAAAGAAAAACGGCATTTTGCAAGAAATCGCCGTTCTCGATAACGTGCTTGACCTTTCCATTGAAGACATCATGGAGCGCAGGCTGCAAACCATCGTGTTCCGAAAAGGCTTAGCAAGAACAATCTTCCAAGCACGCCAACTCATAACTCACGGTCACGTATCCATCGGCGGCAAGCGTGTCACAATCCCTGGCTACATCGTTCCAAAAGATGAAGAGCCACAAATTGCTTATTCAGGGGAAAGCGCAGTTGCAAACCAAACCCACCCCTTGCGTTTGGGTTTAACAGTTGTTGCAAAGCAGCCTGAGATACGCCCGCCAAGTAGAGGAAGA belongs to Candidatus Bathyarchaeota archaeon and includes:
- a CDS encoding 30S ribosomal protein S13, producing MSSQEFRHIVRILGADSAGTLKVSYAVTSIKGVSRSLSNAILKKAGINPDLRAGFLSDSEITKIEDIVKDPAKYNIPSWMFNRQKDVETGKDIHMLTADLALKTKNDIDLAKSIRSWRGYRHAYSLKVRGQRTKTTGRAGKSLGVKKKTMGAKEGGR
- a CDS encoding 30S ribosomal protein S4, coding for MGDPKKQRKKFDTPRFQWRKDILQEELKLLGRYGLRNKHELWRHKTLLSKSRGIARSLISKSTEERAKMENELLAKLKKNGILQEIAVLDNVLDLSIEDIMERRLQTIVFRKGLARTIFQARQLITHGHVSIGGKRVTIPGYIVPKDEEPQIAYSGESAVANQTHPLRLGLTVVAKQPEIRPPSRGRRGGGRF
- a CDS encoding ATP-binding protein, whose product is MSNFEQLEQTQASNVLGQLQVGLANELNYFQNKANSWAQKNDIYDFIKNQSSTFDKSSQTINLLVNSGANYLLIYDLKGNFETGIGFNLTTFQQEPLPSDLLTEVSNDSVIWNLNNMDSTITGILLIHDEPLIIASSLIPSSFPDEPADHCLVFARYIDSAVLASLSRTVQSPVTFVLCSDWQASNSDSESSVLPLTFSKPVNSSYIVAYNVLKDITGDPAVILTVTMPRSVYVQGVITVNYIDRLLLVSCVVFSAAILLLLEFLFLSKLSRLNEAVSNITLRNNLSERLPTHGDDEIETLTKSINNMLGEIEDNTKKLQKAERFSAIGELATMIAHDLRNPLQGIANAIFYLKRKANPQTTDKEKAVLKIIEDDVKYSEKIVKDLLDYSKAYRLDLKEATPKELVWTSLSLVAVPEKIVLSDCTTDEPLVMVDKDSVKRVFVNILSNAVDAMSNGGTLKISCEVIDGFACFMFSDTGFGMSKETQEKLFQALFTTKAKGMGFGLSICKRIIDAHGGKIIVESAVGVGSTFKICLPLYDYSHK
- the pstS gene encoding phosphate ABC transporter substrate-binding protein PstS translates to MLSTALSYLYFSQPSTNVSLSGSGATFPAPLLTAIITNYHSTNIHVQITYDAVGSSNGITALQDKTVDFACSDAPLSDTDRTKAPNALHIPETAGAVAVAYNIEGISTGLNLTGTVIADIFSGQITKWNNEAIQSLNPNLTLPANDITVVHRLDGSGTTFIFTSYLSETSPEWNNSIGSGKKVEWPVGLAATGNPGVAGVIQGNRNSIGYVELAYVIENNMTAAAIKNPAGNWVTPSLQSTQIAVESGASSGLPSGEDNWSSVSLLNAQDAQAYPIVSFTYTLVYQELNVIPDMTKDIADELVNFLWWMMHDGQNLAPELGYAELPANVIQVNEDTIKTITFNGQPLTIT